Proteins encoded in a region of the Burkholderia ubonensis subsp. mesacidophila genome:
- a CDS encoding gamma-glutamylcyclotransferase produces MRNAATLPPAYPPSIGEGRLLTEAELAASLAHTMRDWDGRQDLWLFGYGSLIWNPGLPTVDAVRSKVHGYHRGLYLWSRVNRGTPERPGLVLALDRGGSCSGIAFRLAGATAQPHLETLWKREMPMGSYRPAWLPCLLENGERVMALAFVMRRDAPTYTGKLPDGVVKEVLGCASGRYGTTLDYVSRTVDALRASGIPDRALEGLLARCR; encoded by the coding sequence ATGCGCAACGCCGCCACGCTCCCGCCCGCGTACCCGCCGTCGATCGGCGAGGGGCGGCTGCTGACGGAAGCCGAGCTCGCGGCGTCGCTCGCGCACACGATGCGCGACTGGGACGGCCGGCAGGATCTCTGGCTGTTCGGCTATGGGTCGCTGATCTGGAATCCCGGGCTGCCGACCGTCGACGCCGTGCGCAGCAAGGTGCACGGCTATCACCGCGGCCTCTATCTGTGGTCGCGCGTGAACCGCGGCACGCCGGAGCGCCCGGGCCTCGTGCTGGCGCTCGACCGCGGCGGCTCGTGCAGCGGCATCGCGTTCCGGCTCGCCGGCGCGACCGCGCAGCCGCACCTCGAAACGCTGTGGAAACGCGAGATGCCGATGGGCTCGTACCGGCCCGCATGGCTGCCGTGCCTGCTCGAGAACGGCGAGCGCGTGATGGCGCTCGCGTTCGTGATGCGGCGCGACGCGCCGACCTACACCGGCAAGCTGCCGGACGGCGTCGTGAAGGAAGTGCTCGGCTGCGCGTCCGGGCGCTACGGCACGACGCTCGACTACGTGAGCCGGACCGTCGACGCGCTGCGCGCGAGCGGCATCCCCGATCGCGCACTGGAAGGGTTGCTGGCGCGCTGCCGCTGA
- the ybeY gene encoding rRNA maturation RNase YbeY: protein MKSSRSRKSARADQATSETLRLSLFDAKGKVKSVDAQGLRIDFPDGRSLMFDLSGASGEAAVAIVAQHADPAMRAKLALQPEHYDSITLHVGAEPAPRDVGLDDDAIRDPELDLAVQYGDEITGDVRKALPKRKLIAEWIAPALFADAQLTVRFVGDEEGRSLNDSYRHKDYPTNVLTFAYDEAPDGTVIGDLVLCCPVVEKEAREQGKPLDAHYAHLLVHGVLHAQGYDHETSDEDAAQMEALEVDILAKLGFPNPYR from the coding sequence ATGAAATCGTCCCGCTCCCGCAAGTCCGCCCGCGCCGACCAGGCCACGTCCGAAACGCTCCGTCTTTCGCTGTTCGATGCGAAAGGCAAGGTCAAGTCCGTCGACGCACAGGGGCTGCGAATCGATTTTCCCGACGGCCGCAGCCTGATGTTCGACCTGTCGGGCGCGTCCGGCGAAGCCGCCGTCGCGATCGTCGCGCAGCACGCCGATCCGGCGATGCGCGCAAAGCTCGCGCTCCAGCCCGAGCACTACGACAGCATCACGCTGCACGTCGGCGCCGAACCCGCGCCGCGCGACGTCGGCCTCGATGACGATGCGATCCGCGATCCCGAGCTCGACCTCGCCGTCCAGTACGGCGACGAGATCACCGGCGACGTGCGCAAGGCGCTGCCCAAGCGCAAGCTGATCGCCGAATGGATCGCGCCCGCGCTGTTCGCCGACGCGCAGCTGACCGTGCGCTTCGTCGGCGACGAAGAAGGCCGCTCGCTGAACGACAGCTACCGTCACAAGGACTACCCGACCAACGTGCTGACCTTCGCGTACGACGAAGCGCCGGACGGCACCGTGATCGGCGACCTCGTGCTGTGCTGCCCGGTCGTCGAGAAGGAGGCGCGCGAGCAGGGCAAGCCGCTCGACGCCCACTACGCGCACCTGCTCGTGCACGGCGTGCTGCATGCGCAGGGCTACGACCACGAGACGAGCGACGAGGACGCCGCCCAGATGGAAGCGCTCGAAGTCGACATCCTCGCGAAACTGGGCTTCCCGAACCCGTACCGGTAA
- a CDS encoding helix-turn-helix domain-containing protein, which yields MYSPLALVRDVSSVESGDAAEVRTQASLDALEQVVGVNLARLRAERQLSLDALARLSGVSRAMLAQIESARSVPSIKVLCKIAAALKVSVAAFLRRHAVNGFEHLAADRASRVVSSNGRFSARALHPEGEPAAAEFHELRIAPLHTEAGVRRAPGTTINLVVSEGTLEVSVHDRRQLLATGDAIVFDADQPHSLRNPGDSEARAFRVTVSPEVPPRWLVPDAARVAG from the coding sequence ATGTATTCACCCCTGGCGCTGGTGCGCGATGTGTCTTCCGTGGAGTCCGGCGACGCCGCCGAGGTCCGGACGCAGGCGTCGCTCGACGCGCTCGAGCAGGTCGTCGGCGTCAATCTCGCGCGGCTGCGCGCCGAGCGGCAGCTGTCGCTCGATGCGCTCGCGCGGCTGTCCGGCGTGTCGCGCGCGATGCTCGCGCAGATCGAGTCGGCGCGCAGCGTGCCGTCGATCAAGGTGCTGTGCAAGATCGCGGCCGCGCTGAAGGTGTCGGTCGCGGCGTTCCTGCGCCGCCATGCGGTGAACGGCTTCGAGCATCTCGCGGCCGACCGCGCGTCGCGCGTCGTCAGCTCGAACGGGCGCTTCTCGGCGCGCGCGCTGCATCCGGAAGGGGAGCCGGCCGCGGCCGAGTTCCACGAGCTGCGGATCGCGCCGCTGCATACCGAGGCGGGCGTGCGCCGCGCGCCGGGCACGACGATCAACCTGGTGGTCAGCGAAGGCACGCTGGAGGTGAGCGTGCACGACCGCCGCCAGCTGCTCGCGACCGGCGACGCGATCGTGTTCGACGCCGACCAGCCGCACAGCCTGCGCAATCCGGGCGACAGCGAAGCGCGCGCGTTTCGCGTGACGGTGAGCCCGGAGGTGCCGCCGCGCTGGCTCGTGCCGGATGCGGCGCGCGTTGCGGGGTAG
- a CDS encoding tetratricopeptide repeat protein, with translation MDDSTDFLVPLLPPFTALLGRAADAQARGDRAAHDLWLAAAAHLHGADPASLARLTAALIGRQRTADAIALADLGVRLHPNAAARFNLGYALQMAGRHADAVAPYRAALATEPDLPSLRNNLAIALRLSGGDRAEEAALLEEAVTFDPHDVQAWINLVTARLAAQDLTGALACAERLAVLAPDNALAMNNVAMAMKEAQRWDDAEHYAARACALAPDDASHRFNLAIIHLARGDYAAGWREHEARWDGSGELRGRLPALPGPRWRGEPLAGKTLLVWGEQGMGDVLQFCRFIAPLAERVHREGGRLAWNTFPQMGALMERSLGAHADVFGAGGGVDALPPFDYEVPLISLPLMLGTGDATLAASVPYLRADARSRDAWRARLAGEHRLKVGLVWTGSAGHQRNPFRRVGIERYVDAFRGIDGVAFFSLQPGAEADVAAARAAGLPIADHTAELQSFDDTATYIGALDLVITVCTSVAHLAGALGAPTWVLLDVNPHWPWRLERRDSPWYPSATLYRQPAFGQWEPVMEAVARDLRGLAEQGGRSA, from the coding sequence ATGGACGACTCGACCGATTTCCTCGTTCCGCTGCTGCCGCCGTTCACCGCGCTGCTCGGGCGGGCCGCCGACGCGCAGGCGCGCGGCGACCGCGCCGCGCACGACCTCTGGCTCGCCGCGGCCGCCCACCTGCACGGGGCCGACCCGGCTTCGCTCGCGCGGCTCACCGCGGCGCTCATCGGGCGGCAGCGCACGGCGGACGCGATCGCGCTGGCCGATCTCGGCGTGCGTCTGCATCCGAATGCGGCCGCCCGCTTCAATCTCGGCTACGCGCTGCAGATGGCCGGCCGCCACGCCGACGCGGTCGCGCCTTACCGCGCGGCGCTCGCGACCGAGCCCGACCTGCCGTCGCTGCGCAACAACCTCGCGATCGCGCTGCGGCTGTCGGGCGGCGATCGCGCGGAGGAGGCGGCGCTGCTCGAGGAAGCGGTGACGTTCGATCCGCACGACGTGCAGGCGTGGATCAACCTCGTCACCGCGCGCCTCGCCGCGCAGGACCTGACGGGGGCGCTCGCGTGCGCGGAACGGCTCGCCGTGCTCGCACCGGACAACGCGCTCGCGATGAACAACGTCGCGATGGCGATGAAGGAAGCGCAGCGCTGGGACGACGCCGAGCACTATGCCGCGCGCGCGTGCGCGCTCGCGCCCGACGACGCGTCGCACCGCTTCAACCTCGCGATCATCCATCTCGCACGCGGCGATTACGCGGCGGGCTGGCGCGAGCACGAGGCACGCTGGGACGGCTCCGGCGAATTGCGCGGCCGCCTGCCGGCGCTGCCCGGCCCGCGCTGGCGGGGCGAGCCGCTCGCCGGCAAGACGCTGCTCGTGTGGGGCGAGCAGGGGATGGGCGACGTGCTGCAGTTCTGCCGCTTCATCGCGCCGCTTGCCGAGCGCGTGCACCGCGAAGGCGGGCGGCTTGCATGGAACACGTTTCCGCAAATGGGCGCGCTGATGGAGCGCAGCCTCGGCGCGCATGCGGATGTGTTCGGCGCGGGCGGCGGCGTCGACGCGTTGCCGCCGTTCGACTACGAAGTGCCGCTGATCAGCCTGCCGTTGATGCTCGGCACCGGCGACGCGACGCTGGCGGCGTCCGTGCCGTACCTGCGGGCCGATGCGCGCTCGCGCGACGCATGGCGCGCGCGCCTCGCGGGCGAACATCGGCTGAAGGTCGGACTCGTGTGGACAGGCAGCGCGGGGCATCAGCGCAATCCGTTCCGGCGCGTCGGGATCGAGCGCTACGTGGACGCATTCCGCGGGATCGACGGCGTCGCGTTCTTCTCGCTGCAGCCGGGCGCGGAGGCCGACGTCGCCGCCGCGCGCGCGGCCGGTCTGCCGATCGCCGATCACACTGCCGAGCTGCAGAGCTTCGACGACACGGCCACGTACATCGGTGCGCTCGATCTCGTGATTACCGTGTGCACGTCGGTCGCGCATCTGGCCGGCGCACTGGGCGCGCCGACCTGGGTGCTGCTCGACGTGAATCCGCACTGGCCGTGGCGGCTCGAGCGGCGCGACAGCCCGTGGTATCCGAGCGCGACGCTGTACCGGCAGCCGGCATTCGGGCAGTGGGAGCCGGTGATGGAGGCGGTTGCGCGGGATTTGCGGGGGCTGGCGGAGCAGGGCGGGCGGAGCGCCTGA
- the lnt gene encoding apolipoprotein N-acyltransferase, producing MDEPIPSRPAGGLLAPAPGRTLPRWHYPAALLAGAANTLTFAPTPHGGWLQLLVFVWFFAQLTRTASWKSAALTGGAFGFGNFISGIWWLYISMHVYGEMAAPLAGGALVLFSLYLSLYPAFSAGLWSFCAGHAWHRREPDPRPFAPTWHGAFAFASAWALGEWLRGTVLTGFPWLASGYPQVDGPFAGFAAIVGVYGIGWLLALFAALIVQALAAARRSPAQQADNGGDRRVCIAAPAGVALALVVAGVALSQATWTVPANAPLTVRLLQGNVKQDIKFEQAGIDAAIKMYTQMITDKSADLIVTPETAIAVMIQELPEPFARAVRKFSDGTGSAVLFGAVGASVTDDGRYVDYTNSLYGVTPNSRDIYHYDKHHLVPFGEFIPWGFRWFVDLMKMPLGDFARGAPVQKPFLVRNQPVMADICYEDIFGEEIAATIRDNPQPPGVLVNVTNLAWFGDTIALDQHLQIARMRALETGRPMLRATNTGMTAAIDARGRVLGQLKPFTIGSLDVRIEGTSGFTPYVTSGNAAVLAVSFVLLAFGFTFGPGLRRRNGKPARGDRKA from the coding sequence ATGGACGAGCCGATCCCGTCCCGCCCGGCAGGCGGCCTCCTCGCGCCGGCGCCCGGCCGCACGCTGCCGCGCTGGCACTACCCCGCCGCGCTGCTCGCCGGCGCGGCCAATACCCTGACCTTCGCACCGACCCCGCACGGCGGCTGGCTGCAGTTGCTGGTATTCGTCTGGTTTTTCGCGCAGCTCACGCGCACCGCGAGCTGGAAGAGCGCGGCGCTGACGGGCGGCGCGTTCGGCTTCGGCAACTTCATCTCCGGCATCTGGTGGCTCTACATCAGCATGCACGTCTATGGCGAGATGGCCGCGCCGCTTGCCGGCGGCGCGCTGGTGCTGTTCTCGCTGTACCTGTCGCTGTATCCGGCATTCTCGGCCGGGCTGTGGTCGTTCTGCGCGGGCCATGCGTGGCACCGCCGCGAACCGGACCCGCGGCCGTTCGCGCCGACGTGGCACGGCGCATTCGCGTTCGCGAGCGCGTGGGCGCTCGGCGAATGGCTGCGCGGCACCGTCCTCACCGGCTTTCCGTGGCTCGCGAGCGGCTATCCGCAGGTCGACGGCCCGTTCGCGGGCTTCGCGGCGATCGTCGGCGTGTACGGGATCGGCTGGCTGCTCGCGCTGTTCGCCGCGCTGATCGTGCAGGCGCTCGCCGCCGCCCGACGGTCCCCGGCGCAGCAGGCGGATAACGGCGGCGACCGGCGCGTGTGCATCGCGGCGCCGGCCGGTGTCGCGCTCGCGCTCGTCGTGGCCGGCGTCGCGCTGTCGCAGGCGACGTGGACCGTGCCGGCGAACGCGCCGCTCACGGTCCGGCTGCTGCAGGGCAACGTGAAGCAGGACATCAAGTTCGAGCAGGCGGGCATCGATGCAGCGATCAAGATGTACACGCAGATGATCACCGACAAGTCCGCCGACCTGATCGTCACGCCCGAGACGGCGATCGCGGTGATGATCCAGGAATTGCCCGAGCCGTTCGCGCGCGCGGTGCGCAAGTTCAGCGACGGCACCGGCTCCGCGGTGCTGTTCGGCGCGGTCGGCGCGTCGGTCACCGACGACGGACGCTACGTCGACTACACGAACAGCCTGTACGGCGTGACGCCGAATTCGCGCGACATCTATCACTACGACAAGCACCACCTCGTGCCCTTCGGCGAATTCATCCCGTGGGGCTTCCGCTGGTTCGTCGACCTGATGAAGATGCCGCTCGGCGATTTCGCGCGCGGCGCGCCGGTGCAGAAGCCGTTCCTCGTGCGCAACCAGCCGGTGATGGCCGACATCTGCTACGAGGACATCTTCGGCGAGGAGATCGCCGCCACCATTCGCGACAACCCGCAGCCGCCCGGCGTGCTCGTCAACGTGACGAACCTCGCGTGGTTCGGCGACACGATCGCGCTCGACCAGCACCTGCAGATCGCGCGGATGCGCGCGCTCGAGACCGGCCGGCCGATGCTGCGCGCGACCAACACGGGCATGACGGCCGCGATCGATGCGCGCGGCCGCGTGCTCGGCCAGCTCAAGCCGTTCACGATCGGCTCGCTCGACGTGCGCATCGAAGGCACGAGCGGCTTCACGCCATATGTGACGAGCGGCAACGCCGCCGTGCTCGCGGTGTCGTTCGTGCTGCTCGCGTTCGGGTTCACGTTCGGGCCGGGGTTGCGGCGGCGCAACGGCAAGCCGGCGCGCGGCGACCGGAAAGCATAA
- a CDS encoding HlyC/CorC family transporter: MNDSYPSRKSNDKPHEKRSLLERLTDFISPEPESRGELLEILQDAHERNLIDADSLSMIEGVFQVSDLCARDIMVPRAQMDAINIADKPEDFIPFVLEKAHSRYPVYEENRDNVIGVLLAKDLLRFYAEEEFDVRGMLRPAVFIPESKRLNVLLHDFRVNRNHLAIVVDEYGGVAGLITIEDVLEQIVGDIEDEYDFDEEAGNIIAAPDGRYRVRALTEIEQFNDAFGTDFSDEEVDTIGGLITHHFGRVPHRGEKVQLGNLVFEIQRGDARQVHVLLVRRSPLASRRAETSHED, encoded by the coding sequence ATGAACGATTCGTATCCCAGTCGAAAGTCCAACGACAAACCGCATGAAAAGCGCTCGCTGCTCGAGCGCCTGACCGACTTCATCTCGCCCGAGCCCGAATCCCGCGGCGAGCTGCTGGAAATCCTCCAGGACGCCCACGAACGCAACCTGATCGACGCCGATTCGCTGTCGATGATCGAGGGCGTCTTCCAGGTGTCCGACCTGTGCGCCCGTGACATCATGGTGCCGCGCGCGCAGATGGACGCGATCAACATCGCCGACAAGCCCGAGGATTTCATTCCGTTCGTCCTCGAAAAGGCGCACTCGCGCTACCCCGTCTACGAGGAAAACCGCGACAACGTGATCGGCGTGCTCCTCGCGAAGGACCTGCTGCGCTTTTATGCGGAAGAGGAATTCGACGTGCGCGGGATGCTGCGTCCTGCCGTGTTCATCCCCGAATCGAAGCGCCTGAACGTGCTGCTGCACGACTTCCGGGTCAACCGCAACCACCTCGCGATCGTCGTCGACGAATACGGCGGCGTCGCGGGCCTGATCACGATCGAGGACGTGCTCGAGCAGATCGTCGGCGACATCGAGGACGAATACGATTTCGACGAGGAAGCCGGCAACATCATCGCCGCGCCGGACGGCCGCTACCGCGTGCGCGCGCTGACGGAGATCGAGCAGTTCAACGACGCGTTCGGCACCGATTTCTCCGACGAAGAGGTCGATACGATCGGCGGCCTGATCACGCACCATTTCGGGCGCGTCCCGCATCGCGGCGAGAAAGTGCAGCTCGGCAACCTCGTATTCGAGATCCAGCGCGGCGACGCGCGCCAGGTCCACGTGCTGCTGGTGCGCCGCAGTCCGCTCGCGAGCCGCCGCGCCGAGACGTCGCACGAAGACTGA
- the glyQ gene encoding glycine--tRNA ligase subunit alpha: MLTFQQIILTLQSYWDKQGCALLQPIDMEVGAGTSHVHTFLRAIGPEPWRAAYVQPSRRPKDGRYGENPNRLQHYYQYQVVLKPAPENILDLYLGSLEALGFDLKQNDVRFVEDDWENPTLGAWGLGWEVWLNGMEVTQFTYFQQVGGLDCKPVLGEITYGLERLAMYLQKVENVYDLIWTEWEEQGPDGPELRRLTYGDVYHQNEVEQSTYNFEHANVDLLFTFFNSYEAEAKRMIDAQLALPAYELVLKAGHTFNLLDARGAISVTERAAYIGRIRALSRLVAQAYYESREKLGFPMLGNPPGVPGLTSDAQEAAQPAWVPPLKAERKIDQD; encoded by the coding sequence ATGCTTACGTTTCAGCAAATCATCCTGACCCTGCAGTCCTACTGGGACAAGCAGGGTTGCGCTCTGCTCCAGCCCATCGACATGGAAGTCGGCGCGGGCACGTCGCATGTCCACACGTTCCTGCGCGCGATCGGCCCCGAGCCGTGGCGCGCCGCGTACGTGCAGCCGTCGCGCCGCCCGAAGGACGGCCGCTACGGCGAGAACCCGAACCGCCTGCAGCACTACTACCAGTACCAGGTCGTGCTCAAGCCGGCGCCGGAAAACATCCTCGACCTCTACCTCGGCTCGCTCGAAGCGCTCGGCTTCGACCTGAAGCAGAACGACGTGCGCTTCGTCGAGGACGACTGGGAGAACCCGACGCTCGGCGCGTGGGGCCTCGGCTGGGAAGTCTGGCTGAACGGGATGGAAGTGACGCAGTTCACGTATTTCCAGCAGGTCGGCGGCCTCGACTGCAAGCCGGTGCTCGGCGAGATCACCTACGGTCTCGAGCGTCTCGCGATGTACCTGCAGAAGGTCGAGAACGTGTACGACCTGATCTGGACGGAATGGGAAGAGCAAGGCCCGGACGGTCCCGAGCTGCGCCGCCTGACCTACGGCGACGTCTATCACCAGAACGAAGTCGAGCAATCGACGTACAACTTCGAGCACGCGAACGTCGACCTGCTGTTCACGTTCTTCAACAGCTACGAAGCGGAAGCGAAGCGGATGATCGACGCGCAGCTCGCGCTGCCCGCGTACGAACTCGTGCTGAAGGCCGGCCACACGTTCAACCTGCTCGATGCGCGCGGCGCGATCTCGGTGACCGAGCGCGCGGCGTACATCGGCCGCATCCGCGCGCTGTCGCGCCTCGTCGCGCAGGCATACTACGAATCGCGCGAGAAACTCGGCTTCCCGATGCTCGGCAACCCGCCGGGCGTGCCGGGCCTCACCTCCGACGCCCAGGAAGCCGCGCAGCCGGCCTGGGTGCCGCCGCTGAAGGCCGAACGCAAGATCGATCAGGACTGA
- the miaB gene encoding tRNA (N6-isopentenyl adenosine(37)-C2)-methylthiotransferase MiaB codes for MTKKVYVKTFGCQMNEYDSDKMVDVLNAAEGLEKTDNPEDADIILFNTCSVREKAQEKVFSDLGRVRELKEAKPDLLIGVGGCVASQEGASIVSRAPYVDLVFGPQTLHRLPKMIDARRASGRAQVDITFPEIEKFDHLPPARVEGPSAFVSIMEGCSKFCSYCVVPYTRGDEVSRPLDDVLTEVAGLADQGVREVTLLGQNVNAYRGALTAGSTEIADFATLIEYVADIPGIERIRYTTSHPKEFTQRLIDTYAKVPKLVNHLHLPVQHGSDRILMAMKRGYTVLEYKSVIRKLRAIRPDLSLSTDIIVGFPGETEADFDKTMALVHEMSYDTSFSFIYSPRPGTPAANLADDTPREVKLKRLQHLQATIEENVARISQSMVGKVERILVEGPSRKDPNELAGRTENNRVVNFPAPLASHPRLIGQMIDVKINHAYPHSLRGELVLAHDDASTATH; via the coding sequence ATGACGAAAAAAGTTTACGTAAAGACCTTCGGCTGCCAGATGAACGAGTACGACTCGGACAAGATGGTGGACGTGCTCAATGCCGCCGAAGGCCTCGAAAAGACCGACAACCCGGAAGACGCGGACATCATCCTGTTCAACACCTGCTCGGTGCGCGAGAAGGCGCAGGAGAAGGTGTTCTCCGACCTCGGCCGCGTGCGCGAGCTGAAGGAAGCGAAGCCGGACCTGCTGATCGGCGTCGGCGGCTGCGTCGCGAGCCAGGAAGGCGCGTCGATCGTGTCGCGCGCGCCGTACGTCGACCTCGTGTTCGGCCCGCAGACGCTGCACCGGCTGCCGAAGATGATCGATGCCCGCCGCGCGAGCGGCCGTGCGCAGGTCGACATCACGTTCCCCGAAATCGAGAAGTTCGACCACCTGCCGCCCGCGCGCGTCGAGGGCCCGAGCGCGTTCGTGTCGATCATGGAAGGCTGCTCGAAGTTCTGCAGCTACTGCGTGGTGCCGTACACGCGCGGCGATGAAGTGTCGCGCCCGCTCGACGACGTGCTGACCGAAGTCGCGGGCCTCGCCGACCAGGGCGTGCGCGAAGTCACGCTGCTCGGCCAGAACGTGAATGCATACCGTGGCGCGCTGACGGCCGGCTCGACCGAGATCGCCGATTTCGCGACGCTGATCGAATACGTCGCCGACATCCCCGGCATCGAGCGGATCCGCTACACGACGTCGCATCCGAAGGAATTCACGCAGCGCCTGATCGACACCTACGCGAAGGTGCCGAAGCTCGTGAACCACCTGCACCTGCCGGTCCAGCACGGCTCGGACCGCATCCTGATGGCGATGAAGCGCGGCTACACGGTGCTCGAGTACAAATCGGTGATCCGCAAGCTGCGCGCGATCCGCCCGGACCTGTCGCTGTCGACCGACATCATCGTCGGCTTCCCCGGCGAGACCGAGGCCGACTTCGACAAGACGATGGCGCTCGTGCACGAGATGAGCTACGACACGAGCTTCTCGTTCATCTACAGCCCGCGCCCCGGCACGCCGGCCGCGAACCTCGCCGACGACACGCCGCGCGAGGTCAAGCTCAAACGCCTGCAACATCTTCAGGCGACCATCGAGGAGAACGTCGCACGCATCAGCCAGTCGATGGTCGGCAAGGTCGAGCGGATCCTCGTCGAGGGGCCGTCGCGCAAGGACCCGAACGAGCTCGCGGGCCGCACCGAGAACAACCGGGTCGTGAACTTCCCGGCGCCGCTCGCGTCGCACCCGCGCCTGATCGGCCAGATGATCGACGTGAAGATCAATCACGCGTATCCGCACTCGCTGCGCGGCGAGCTCGTGCTCGCGCACGACGACGCGAGCACGGCCACGCACTGA
- a CDS encoding PhoH family protein produces MKATQALEFTAPRDDNARLANLCGPLDENLRQIEQALDVTLQRRGHRISIRGRGAKLALTALENFYNRSRDPLSVDDIQLALVEVRHTGGNGRVEDTLDVRFRGDPDHPFDEPVMRVDDEELEEPAPKLYTRRADLRGRTPAQREYLKQILSHDITFGIGPAGTGKTYLAVACAVDALERDQVKRIVLTRPAVEAGERLGFLPGDLAQKVDPYLRPLYDALYDLLGFDKTAKMFERQMIEIAPLAYMRGRTLNHAFIILDEAQNTTPEQMKMFLTRIGFGSKAVVTGDTSQVDLPRAQKSGLIEAQQVLGGVRGIALTRFTSADVVRHPLVARIVEAYDEFHAQHKDA; encoded by the coding sequence TTGAAAGCCACCCAAGCACTGGAATTCACCGCGCCGCGCGACGACAACGCGCGCCTCGCGAATCTCTGCGGCCCGCTCGACGAGAACCTGCGGCAGATCGAACAGGCGCTCGACGTCACGCTGCAGCGGCGCGGCCACCGGATCTCGATCCGCGGGCGCGGCGCGAAGCTCGCGCTCACCGCGCTCGAAAACTTCTACAACCGCTCGCGCGATCCGCTGTCGGTCGACGACATCCAGCTCGCGCTCGTCGAGGTGCGTCACACGGGCGGCAACGGCCGCGTCGAGGACACGCTCGACGTGCGCTTTCGCGGCGACCCCGACCATCCGTTCGACGAGCCGGTGATGCGCGTCGACGACGAGGAGCTCGAGGAGCCCGCGCCGAAGCTCTACACGCGCCGCGCCGACCTGCGCGGCCGCACGCCCGCGCAGCGCGAATACCTGAAGCAGATCCTGTCGCACGACATCACGTTCGGGATCGGCCCGGCCGGCACCGGCAAGACCTATCTCGCGGTCGCGTGCGCGGTCGACGCGCTCGAGCGCGACCAGGTCAAGCGCATCGTGCTGACGCGCCCGGCCGTCGAGGCCGGCGAGCGGCTCGGCTTTCTGCCGGGCGATCTCGCGCAGAAGGTCGATCCGTACCTGCGGCCGCTGTACGACGCGCTGTACGACCTGCTCGGCTTCGACAAGACCGCGAAGATGTTCGAGCGCCAGATGATCGAGATCGCGCCGCTCGCGTACATGCGCGGCCGCACGCTGAACCACGCGTTCATCATCCTTGATGAGGCGCAGAACACGACGCCCGAGCAGATGAAGATGTTCCTCACGCGGATCGGCTTCGGCTCGAAGGCGGTCGTCACCGGCGACACGAGCCAGGTCGACCTGCCGCGCGCGCAGAAAAGCGGCCTGATAGAGGCGCAGCAGGTGCTCGGCGGCGTGCGCGGCATCGCGCTCACGCGCTTCACGAGCGCCGACGTGGTCCGGCACCCGCTCGTCGCGCGCATCGTCGAGGCGTACGACGAGTTCCACGCGCAGCACAAGGACGCCTGA